The Antedon mediterranea chromosome 11, ecAntMedi1.1, whole genome shotgun sequence genome window below encodes:
- the LOC140062356 gene encoding modulator of smoothened protein-like → MDSFLIGAGISYTMASILCAISLAIPEWVVSTDLGDINLGLFVQCQQIFGREEQCRSTESPIAWTITTLLIIAGMMLVSIGAILVVLTRKQPSLIVYPKYFGVAAGILFCLAIVLFPAGFDMPVIGGTSFLLPSTAKVGMSYGLFCMAIACTMIGSALALGKMYYSIIIFR, encoded by the coding sequence atggattcgTTTTTGATAGGTGCTGGTATATCTTATACAATGGCTTCCATACTCTGTGCAATCAGTCTGGCCATTCCAGAGTGGGTTGTGTCCACTGATCTAGGAGACATCAATCTAGGCCTATTTGTACAATGTCAGCAAATCTTTGGACGCGAAGAACAATGTAGATCCACCGAAAGCCCTATCGCATGGACTATAACAACTCTGTTAATTATAGCTGGCATGATGCTTGTTTCCATAGGCGCAATACTGGTCGTTTTAACTCGAAAGCAGCCATCTTTGATAGTGTATCCCAAGTACTTTGGAGTTGCAGCGGGAATTCTCTTCTGTTTGGCGATTGTACTCTTTCCCGCGGGATTTGATATGCCAGTCATCGGAGGAACATCTTTCCTTCTTCCGTCAACTGCTAAAGTTGGAATGTCGTATGGACTTTTTTGTATGGCCATAGCATGTACAATGATTGGTTCCGCCTTGGCACTAGGGAAAATGTACTACTCGATTATTATTTTCAGATAA